The proteins below are encoded in one region of Apium graveolens cultivar Ventura chromosome 4, ASM990537v1, whole genome shotgun sequence:
- the LOC141717810 gene encoding mannan endo-1,4-beta-mannosidase 7 — translation MPNIKQFTIVLFLVLLIKHHSLLVEVEAGNGFITTRGVHFMLNGSPYYANGFNAYWLMYVASDPSQRYKVSAAFKEASGHGLTVARTWAFSDGGYRPLQFSPGSYNEQMFQGLDFVVAEARRYGIKLVLSLVNNYGSFGGKMQYVNWAKNQGQYLASDDEFFRNPVVKGYYKNHIKTVLNRYNTITGVVYKNEPTIMAWELMNEPRCTSDSSGRTIQAWITEMASHVKSIDRNHLLEAGLEGFYGPSTPQRKPLNPAYEIGTDFIANNRIPGIDFATAHAYPDQWLPGSNDQNQLDFMNNWLNTHIQDAQYLLRKPLLITEFGKSLKNSGSGPHQRELQFQTVYYKVYASAKRGGAAAGGLFWQLLTEGMDSFRDGYEVVLSESPSTSNMITYQCHKLYQIRKIYARMANIERWKRARAAKRAQWLARNKGRHFGHP, via the exons ATGCCTAACATAAAACAGTTTACTATAGTACTATTTCTTGTTCTGTTAATCAAACACCATTCTTTGCTAGTTGAAGTTGAAGCTGGGAATGGCTTTATCACTACTAGAGGAGTGCATTTTATGCTAAATGGTAGTCCTTATTATGCTAATGGCTTCAATGCCTACTGGTTAATGTATGTAGCTTCTGATCCATCTCAAAGATACAAAGTCTCAGCTGCATTTAAAGAGGCTTCGGGCCACGGCTTAACTGTTGCGAGAACTTGGGCTTTTAGTGATGGTGGATACAGACCCTTGCAGTTCTCTCCAGGCTCTTATAATGAGCAAATGTTTCAG GGTTTGGATTTTGTTGTGGCTGAGGCAAGAAGGTATGGGATAAAGCTTGTGTTAAGCTTAGTAAATAATTATGGGAGCTTTGGGGGCAAGATGCAGTATGTCAACTGGGCTAAAAATCAAGGACAGTACTTGGCATCTGATGATGAATTTTTCCGAAACCCCGTTGTCAAGGGATATTACAAGAATCATATTAAG ACTGTTCTTAACAGATATAACACCATCACTGGAGTTGTTTACAAGAATGAGCCAACAATTATGGCTTGGGAGCTTATGAATGAGCCAAGATGCACCTCAGACTCATCTGGCAGGACTATTCAG GCGTGGATAACTGAAATGGCTTCTCATGTTAAGTCTATAGACAGAAACCACTTGCTTGAAGCTGGTTTAGAAGGATTTTATGGACCCTCAACACCTCAAAGAAAGCCCCTTAATCCTGCTTATGAAATTGGAACTGATTTCATTGCAAACAATCGAATTCCGGGCATTGATTTTGCTACAGCTCACGCCTATCCTGATCAGTG GCTACCAGGCTCAAATGACCAGAATCAACTGGATTTTATGAACAATTGGTTAAACACTCACATCCAAGATGCACAATATCTTCTTCGGAAGCCATTGCTAATCACAGAATTTGGAAAATCTTTGAAGAATTCTGGGTCCGGCCCTCATCAGAGGGAACTTCAGTTTCAAACTGTTTATTACAAGGTATATGCTTCAGCCAAGCGTGGTGGTGCTGCTGCTGGAGGCCTTTTCTGGCAACTACTAACTGAGGGAATGGACTCATTTCGAGATGGATATGAGGTAGTCCTAAGCGAGAGTCCCTCGACATCAAACATGATTACCTACCAGTGCCACAAACTTTATCAAATCCGCAAGATATATGCTAGAATGGCGAATATTGAGAGGTGGAAGAGGGCAAGAGCAGCAAAGAGGGCTCAGTGGCTGGCTAGGAACAAGGGCAGGCATTTTGGACACCCCTAA
- the LOC141717812 gene encoding GTPase ERA-like, chloroplastic: MEMALQQVHHFTTRKSRLEDINSSSSSSSSSSCITYNIYKHIQHSTSRPHFRILGLHMQFKCARIRRLCYRNGGVAEIEKLEDDAFATEEEEDDDELNSLPSILSLSNKPDRNTALLDDYEMEELDFVPDLDPNHRSGYVAVVGKPNVGKSTLSNQMIGQKLSIVTDKPQTTRHRILGICSEPGYQMILYDTPGVIEKKMHKLDSMMMKNVRSATVNADCVLVVVDACKPPQNINEVLEEGRGSLERKVPTLLVLNKKDLIKPGEVAKRLEWYEKFTDVDEVIPVSAKYGHGVEDVKEWILSKLPLGPSYYSKEITSEHPERFFVAEIVREKIFMQYRNEVPYACQVNVISYKTRPNAKDFIQVEIVVEKNSQKIIVIGKEGKALKVLATAARLDIEDFLQKKVFLEVEVKIKENWRQDEGLLRHYGYAGHIRA; the protein is encoded by the exons ATGGAGATGGCTCTGCAACAAGTTCATCACTTTACTACACGAAAATCAAGACTAGAAGATATCaattcttcatcttcttcatcatcatcatcatcttgtattacatataatatttataagcATATACAACACTCTACTAGTCGTCCGCATTTTCGTATACTTGGCTTGCATATGCAATTCAAATGTGCTCGAATACGAAGATTGTGTTATAGGAATGGTGGTGTTGCTGAAATTGAGAAACTTGAAGATGATGCGTTTGCTACGGAGGAGGAGGAGGATGATGATGAATTGAATTCATTACCATCGATATTGTCGTTGAGTAATAAGCCTGATAGAAACACTGCTTTGCTTGATGATTATGAAATGGAGGAGCTTGATTTTGTTCCTGACCTTGACCCTAATCATCGTAgtg GATATGTAGCTGTTGTAGGAAAGCCTAATGTTGGAAAAAGTACACTTTCTAATCAAATGATCGGACAGAAGCTTTCAATAGTTACCGATAAGCCACAGACCACGAGACATCGGATTCTTGGTATATGTTCTGAACCAGGTTATCAG ATGATACTTTATGATACCCCTGGTGTTATCGAGAAGAAAATGCACAAGTTGGACTCAATGATGATGAAGAATGTCCGCAGTGCTACTGTAAATGCAGACTGTGTACTGGTTGTTGTGGACGCATGTAAGCCGCCCCAAAAC ATTAATGAAGTACTGGAAGAGGGTAGAGGTAGCTTGGAAAGAAAAGTACCCACTTTACTAGTTTTGAATAAAAAGGACCTGATAAAACCTGGCGAAGTTGCTAAGAGACTGGAG TGGTACGAAAAGTTTACAGATGTAGACGAGGTTATACCAGTAAGTGCAAAATATGGTCATGGAGTGGAGGATGTCAAAGAGTGGATACTATCAAAGCTTCCTCTTGGCCCATCTTACTATTCAAAG GAAATTACTAGCGAGCATCCTGAAAGATTTTTTGTAGCTGAAATAGTCAGAGAAAAAATATTTATGCAATACCGTAATGAAGTTCCTTATGCATGCCAG GTTAACGTAATAAGTTACAAGACTAGGCCAAATGCAAAAGATTTCATTCAAGTCGAGATTGTTGTGGAGAAAAACTCACAAAAGATCATTGTCATTGGAAAG GAAGGAAAAGCTCTTAAAGTCCTTGCCACAGCTGCACGGCTGGATATTGAAGATTTTTTGCAGAAGAAAGTTTTCTTAGAG gttgaagtaaaaataaaagAGAACTGGAGGCAGGATGAAGGGCTTTTAAGACATTACGGCTATGCAGGCCATATTCGAGCTTAA
- the LOC141717813 gene encoding uncharacterized protein LOC141717813 gives MPTFTTVALDTLIEPGGSNTMAAGKYVSDHKPDSRNATSSKIERVGSLPSSKSNSALNVPKPRMERRNSASATDINGKRQFNRISPALYTTPETTPLPVVPDSPSSFPPSPYIINHKRRGPRLLKSSSQDDVAARVQDVGKEKAAVDSKNEEKEEVDTDMDAEFTFNVPIPNEFDHEKDVSDGGLGNSELKNGLDLQNGPIKPVAVNERMDSSDDFFDPQDSMSVKSNASNGGEQPFSRATPSEFYDAWEELSPDSAQNQLPLNEVESELREIRSSLLMETEKRKQVEESLNNMQSHWLRIRQQLSTVGLTLPADPVGVMEDGNVDDPVEALCQQVNLARYVSSSIGKGIAKAEAEAEMESQMEAKNFEISRLWDRLNYYEAVNREMSQRNQEVVENARSLRQRRKKKLRWVWGSVAAAITVGTAALAWSYAPSGKGISSSNQSDAPRSSKS, from the exons ATGCCAACTTTTACAACTGTGGCTTTGGATACGCTAATAGAACCAGGAGGTTCTAATACAATGGCAGCAGGGAAGTATGTTTCTGACCACAAACCGGATAGTCGAAATGCAACTAGTTCAAAAATTGAGAGGGTTGGTAGTCTGCCTAGTTCAAAGTCAAATAGTGCACTTAATGTTCCGAAGCCTAGGATGGAGAGGAGAAATAGTGCATCAGCCACAGATATAAATGGAAAACGTCAGTTTAATCGTATTTCTCCAGCACTCTATACTACTCCTGAGACAACTCCACTTCCGGTTGTTCCTGATTCTCCGTCTTCCTTCCCTCCATCCCCTTACATAATTAATCACAAGAGACGAGGGCCACGGCTTCTCAAGAGTTCATCTCAGGATGATGTTGCTGCTCGTGTACAAGATGTAGGGAAAGAAAAGGCAGCCGTGGATTCCAAAAATGAAGAAAAGGAGGAGGTCGATACAGATATGGATGCAGAATTTACATTTAATGTTCCTATTCCTAATGAGTTTGATCATGAGAAAGATGTTTCTGATGGAGGACTTGGAAACAGTGAACTGAAAAACGGCCTGGACTTACAAAATGGTCCTATAAAGCCTGTTGCGGTAAATGAGCGAATGGATTCATCAGATGATTTCTTTGATCCTCAAGACTCAATGAGTGTCAAAAGCAATGCTAGCAACGGAGGGGAACAACCTTTTAGTCGTGCCACACCATCAGAGTTTTACGATGCATGGGAAG AACTTTCCCCCGACAGTGCACAGAACCAGCTTCCTTTGAATGAAGTCGAAAGTGAATTGCGTGAAATAAGATCGAGTTTGTTGATGGAGACAGAGAAAAGAAAGCAAGTAGAAGAATCTCTGAATAATATGCAAAGCCATTGGCTGAGAATCCGGCAACAGTTGTCTACTGTTGGCTTGACACTGCCTGCAGATCCTGTTGGTGTAATGGAGGATGGTAATGTGGATGATCCGGTAGAAGCACTTTGCCAACAAGTTAATCTTGCTCGTTATGTGTCCAGCTCCATTGGGAAAGGAATTGCAAAAGCTGAGGCTGAGGCAGAAATGGAATCGCAAATGGAGGCTAAGAACTTTGAAATTTCTAGGTTATGGGACAGACTGAATTACTATGAGGCTGTTAATAGAGAGATGTCTCAGAGGAATCAGGAAGTTGTAG AAAACGCACGCAGCCTTAGACAAAGGAGGAAGAAAAAGCTGAGGTGGGTTTGGGGATCAGTTGCAGCTGCAATCACAGTAGGCACTGCTGCACTGGCATGGTCTTATGCCCCCAGTGGAAAGGGAATATCTTCCTCCAATCAGTCCGATGCTCCTCGATCATCCAAGTCATAA